ATCGTGATCGGAAAAAGCCGCGAAACGCCGACCGAATCCGATCACGATCATGGGTGGGTTGAGCTGCGAGTCGTGGTCAGGGTGCACTACGTGCAGTGATGGTTTGCGTGCGCTTTGTGATCTTTTTGTCTGGCGTACAAGGGCGGGCTTCCTCTGTAACACTCGACACCGCACGGCAACAATGGGGGCACCGCTCTGGCACTGGGTGTGTTTCCGACCGCCCAGTAATGCAGAGACGGAGGCAACCGATGTCGGTGACGTCGTGCGTTGAATAGCGCCGTCGACCAGCGCAGGGTCGACAGACTTCATCACCTGACAGTGGTTTCCGCGCGGACCCCGGCCGTCGCACGTTCCAGCAGTCAGCTACACCGCGGGAGACTCACATGATCAGGGCGCGCACCGCTGTCGTCGCCGTACTCGCGCTCATCGCGTCGGCGTTCGCGTTTCTTCCCGCAAGTGTCGCGCAGGCCGTGCAGGCCCCGCAGACGTCGGTGGTGAACGCCGTCCCACAGACGAATACGCCGGACGTCAATGACGGAACCGTCTTCTCGATCGGCCAGGTCGGAAGCCAGGTCTTCCTGGGCGGCGACTTCACGTCGGTGAGCCCGCACGGTCAGCCAGGCACGACGATCACGCGGAACAACGTCCTGGCCTTCAACCCGTCGACCGGCGTGGTCGACACCGGGTTCGTGCCGGCAGTGAACGGCGAGGTCGACACCATCATCCCCGGCCCCGTCGCGGGCCAGGTCTACATCGGCGGGTCGTTCACGACCGTCAACGGCGTCGCCATGCGCGTCGCTCTGCTCGACACCACCAACGGCCATGTCATCTCGACCTGGAAGCCGGCCAGCATCAACAGCGCCGTGACGAAACTGGTGCTGTCGAGGGGCACGCTCTTCGTGGGGGGCAACTTCACGGTGGCCGGCGGCGCGAGCCACCACGGGCTCGTCTCGCTCGATCCGAACACCGGCAAGACCACCAACTACGTCAACGTGTCCTTCACCGGGCACCACAACTTCGGTGTCAACTGCACCGGCACGGGCTGTGCCAACGGTGCGGTCGGCGTCAAGGCCTTCGACATCGACCCCTCCGGCGCAAACCTGGTCGCCGTCGGGAACTTCACGAGCGTCGGCCCCGAGGGGGGCGCGGGAAGCGCACGTGACCAGGTGGCGCGCCTTGATCTCGGCGCATCGTCGGCCAGTCTCAACGCCGCCTGGGGCACCGCGGCCTATACCGCGGCGTGCTTCACCAACGCGTTCGACGGCTACGTCCGCGACGTGCAGTTCTCGCCGGACGGGAGCTACTTCGTGGTCGCCGCGACCGGCGGCAGCGGTACCAACAGCGACGGCAGCAACTCCTCCTGCGACACCGCCAACCGGTTCGAGACCAACGACACCGGCGCAAACGTGCGGCCGACCTGGGCCGATTACACGGGCCAGGACAGCTTCTGGACCGTCGCGATCACCAACTCTGCCGTCTACCTCGGCGGTCACCAGCGTTGGGTCAACAACTCGAAGGGCTTCGACTTCGCCGGCCCCGGCGCGGTCCCGCGTCCGGGAATCGTGGCGCTCAGCACGGTCGGCGGCCTGCCGCTCGCCTGGAACCCAGGTCGCAACCCGCGCGGCGGCGGTGCCCGTGCCCTGCTCGCCACGTCGACCGGACTGTGGGTCGGGAGCGACACCAACTACATCGGCAACCGCCAGTACCAGCACAAGAAGGTCGCCTTCTTCCCGCTGGCCGGCGGCCACACGCTGGCGCCCAACACGACCCCGGCCCTGCCCGGCCGGGTCTATACCGCAGGCGCATTCGCTAGTCCCGGCAGCTCGAACGTGCTCTACCGCGTCGATACCGGTGGCCCGACGATCGGGGCGACCGACAACGGCCCGGATTGGCAGGCTGACCAGAACGACCCGTCGCCGCTGCACAACAACGGCACCAACACGGCCTCGTGGGACCCGGTACCGAATGTCGACAGCACGGTGCCGTCCTCGACGCCGCGGGGGATCTTCGACAGCGAGCGTTGGGATCCGGGTAGCCAGGGCGATGGACAGGAGATGCACTGGTCCTTCCCGGTTCCCGCCGGCGACCAGGTGGACCTCCGGCTGTTCTTCGCCAACCGCTGCGGCTGCACCAGTGGGGTCGGCCAACGGGTGATGAACGTGTCCGTCGACGGACAGGCATTCCTCAACAACTTCGACATCGTCCAGAGCGTGGGGGACCAGACCGGCACCATGCGCCACGAGACCGTGACCAGTGACGGTCAGATCGACATCGACTTCAGCCACGCCACGGAGAACCCGCTCATCAACGGGATCGAGATCGTCAAGCAATCGGGTCCGACGAGCTTCCCGGCGCCCATCTACCGGCTCAATGCCGGCGGCCCGCAGATCAATGCCACCGACAGCAGCCCCGCCAACTGGCTGGCAGACTCGAGTGACACGGTCGGCACCGGCGGCCCGTTCCGTAGCGGCGGC
The DNA window shown above is from Mycobacteriales bacterium and carries:
- a CDS encoding malectin domain-containing carbohydrate-binding protein; protein product: MIRARTAVVAVLALIASAFAFLPASVAQAVQAPQTSVVNAVPQTNTPDVNDGTVFSIGQVGSQVFLGGDFTSVSPHGQPGTTITRNNVLAFNPSTGVVDTGFVPAVNGEVDTIIPGPVAGQVYIGGSFTTVNGVAMRVALLDTTNGHVISTWKPASINSAVTKLVLSRGTLFVGGNFTVAGGASHHGLVSLDPNTGKTTNYVNVSFTGHHNFGVNCTGTGCANGAVGVKAFDIDPSGANLVAVGNFTSVGPEGGAGSARDQVARLDLGASSASLNAAWGTAAYTAACFTNAFDGYVRDVQFSPDGSYFVVAATGGSGTNSDGSNSSCDTANRFETNDTGANVRPTWADYTGQDSFWTVAITNSAVYLGGHQRWVNNSKGFDFAGPGAVPRPGIVALSTVGGLPLAWNPGRNPRGGGARALLATSTGLWVGSDTNYIGNRQYQHKKVAFFPLAGGHTLAPNTTPALPGRVYTAGAFASPGSSNVLYRVDTGGPTIGATDNGPDWQADQNDPSPLHNNGTNTASWDPVPNVDSTVPSSTPRGIFDSERWDPGSQGDGQEMHWSFPVPAGDQVDLRLFFANRCGCTSGVGQRVMNVSVDGQAFLNNFDIVQSVGDQTGTMRHETVTSDGQIDIDFSHATENPLINGIEIVKQSGPTSFPAPIYRLNAGGPQINATDSSPANWLADSSDTVGTGGPFRSGGNVAGWADPWDGTRGGTLPASAPSGLFSTERWAPHSYHFPADPGTPLTVKLFFANNCDCTQSAGQRIFNVGIDGQSVLSNYDIVGDVGNKTGVMKSYDITAPASGQVTVDLTNGSADNAVVNGLQVDQTGPAPTHPAGDVDRFSYRHFDGTNAGAPTALSTGIPWGSIRGAFTVNGELVYGKGDGFLYERTFNGSTVGSEVKLDPYHDPFWDNVDTGSGQTYTGQMSNFSSEIPSVTSMFYTKGRLYYTLTGKSGMFWRWFEPDSGTVSSDEFQTTDSQDWSHVAGAFLSGNTLYFADKGTGQLSSVGWNGTAAAGTPNVVSTDTTWASRGLFMLDDATQPNKPPVADFTATCSTTNTSCTIDGSASKDPDGAITDFAWNFGDGSTTDHHPDSTVFSHDFGSAGSYNVSLTVTDNDGSTAVVTKRVTAGKTVGTPTFKGATSTCSNGVAACGKSTRTNAGIPAGTAAGDALLMFVSWPNTATSASVPADWHLLGKDVSSPLESDVYYKAATSGDVGSTVPVDFGAAIKNSVTVADYSGADAATIESSAKSVDSNTASHTTPSSAVTVNGSLAVSYWTDKSATTTTWTAPAGVAADSTFFDTGTSFVTSLLGHSSSLVNTGTYGGKTATTNAPSGKGASWTIILGPA